A stretch of the Vidua chalybeata isolate OUT-0048 chromosome Z, bVidCha1 merged haplotype, whole genome shotgun sequence genome encodes the following:
- the LOC128781846 gene encoding uncharacterized protein LOC128781846 isoform X2, producing the protein MALQSLALRFLLHLLASLLSTHGQEELFNIQIVPQGTAMCQRPLWDSTLQLAPDQVNYKKNEEVKLNCPEGFQPSFTHVKCSSEVQSFTGGKPVYREVWTGKNSRGAWVHIRSSVECSEVLQVDPETFEISSTSIKLKWTCRFPDACQGMRAMCRLAAPSSPPCEAEEVNGEQMLHGQEGTFTCSPLQPFTEYSVTIDLPPNTTLFSWLFTTEETVPDKPEQLWLDPDRGSLRWSSLPSCKGEIIGYQLSITARNVGDSSVLETERLRLNGSVTEHRLPEHSPGSSYAVMIQGLTAAGAGAALMREFHGNSSSDTPRPEGISCRSVRDIAPSQGTAVLPLRPIARGSEAAREHQLIVAATHNGSLIESICSGQPPLSNASVYLAAVLNLTNPTDFVLGDGSRGQGQHNAALRLGRDYTVLLRLVRPGPQAEKFTCVCYSFSVDCGPVAWDCDWTGCAVGCPPCGCSHPVACGLQEKEVLAQQN; encoded by the exons CAATGTGCCAAAGGCCCCTGTGGGACTCCACACTCCAACTGGCACCAGACCAGGTGAATTATAAGAAGAATGAAGAAGTGAAGCTGAACTGCCCTGAAGGTTTCCAGCCATCCTTCACCCATGTCAAATGTTCGAGCGAAGTCCAGTCCTTCACTGGTGGGAAACCTGTATACAGAGAAGTCTGGACTGGGAAAAACTCCCGAGGTGCCTGGGTCCACATTCGGTCCAGCGTGGAGTGCAGCG AAGTGCTCCAGGTTGACCCTGAGACCTTTGAGATTTCCAGCACCAGCATCAAACTGAAATGGACCTGCAGGTTCCCTGATGCCTGCCAGGGCATGAGGGCCATGTGCCGGCTGGCAGcgccttcctcccctccctgtgaGGCTGAGGAGGTGAATGGAGAGCAGATGTTACACGGCCAGGAGGGAACATTCACCTGCTCCCCTTTGCAGCCCTTCACTGAGTACAGTGTCACCATCGATTTGCCCCCCAACACAACCCTGTTCTCATGGTTGTTCACGACAGAGGAAACAG TGCCGGACAAAccggagcagctgtggctggatcCCGACAGGGGCTCTCTCAGGTGGAGCTCGCTGCCCTCCTGCAAAGGGGAGATCATCGGATACCAG CTGAGCATCACAGCCAGGAATGTCGGGGACAGCAGCGTGCTGGAGACGGAGCGGCTGCGGCTCAATGGCTCCGTCACCGAGCACCGGCTGCcggagcacagccctggcagcagctacGCCGTGATGATCCAGGGACTGACGGCTGCTGGAGCCGGGGCTGCGCTGATGAGGGAGTTTCACGGCAACAGCAGCTCCG ACACCCCGCGCCCCGAGGGCATCAGCTGCCGCAGCGTCCGCGACATCGCCCCATCGCAAGGGACGGCCGTGCTTCCCCTGAGACCCATCGCCCGTGGCTCTGAGGCCGCCAG GGAGCACCAGCTGATCGTGGCCGCGACGCACAACGGCTCGCTGATCGAGAGCATCTGCTCGGGGCAGCCACCGCTCTCCAATGCCAGCGTGTACCTGGCCGCTGTTCTCAACCTCACCAACCCCACGGACTTCGTGCTGGGCGACGGCAGCCGCGGCCAGGGCCAGCACAACGCTGCCCTCCGCCTGGGCCGGGACTACACGGTCCTTCTGCGCCTCGTCCGCCCCGGCCCGCAG GCAGAGAAGTTCACCTGTGTCTGCTACAGCTTCTCTGTTG ACTGCGGGCCAGTGGCATGGGATTGTGATTGGACTGGTTGTGCTGTTGGCTGTCCTCCTTGTGGCTGCAGTCATCCTGTGGCTTGTGGTCTCCAG GAAAAGGAAGTACTTGCCCAACAAAACTAA
- the LOC128781846 gene encoding uncharacterized protein LOC128781846 isoform X1 gives MALQSLALRFLLHLLASLLSTHGQEELFNIQIVPQGTAMCQRPLWDSTLQLAPDQVNYKKNEEVKLNCPEGFQPSFTHVKCSSEVQSFTGGKPVYREVWTGKNSRGAWVHIRSSVECSEVLQVDPETFEISSTSIKLKWTCRFPDACQGMRAMCRLAAPSSPPCEAEEVNGEQMLHGQEGTFTCSPLQPFTEYSVTIDLPPNTTLFSWLFTTEETVPDKPEQLWLDPDRGSLRWSSLPSCKGEIIGYQLSITARNVGDSSVLETERLRLNGSVTEHRLPEHSPGSSYAVMIQGLTAAGAGAALMREFHGNSSSDTPRPEGISCRSVRDIAPSQGTAVLPLRPIARGSEAAREHQLIVAATHNGSLIESICSGQPPLSNASVYLAAVLNLTNPTDFVLGDGSRGQGQHNAALRLGRDYTVLLRLVRPGPQAEKFTCVCYSFSVVAEQTAGQWHGIVIGLVVLLAVLLVAAVILWLVVSRKRKYLPNKTKEDN, from the exons CAATGTGCCAAAGGCCCCTGTGGGACTCCACACTCCAACTGGCACCAGACCAGGTGAATTATAAGAAGAATGAAGAAGTGAAGCTGAACTGCCCTGAAGGTTTCCAGCCATCCTTCACCCATGTCAAATGTTCGAGCGAAGTCCAGTCCTTCACTGGTGGGAAACCTGTATACAGAGAAGTCTGGACTGGGAAAAACTCCCGAGGTGCCTGGGTCCACATTCGGTCCAGCGTGGAGTGCAGCG AAGTGCTCCAGGTTGACCCTGAGACCTTTGAGATTTCCAGCACCAGCATCAAACTGAAATGGACCTGCAGGTTCCCTGATGCCTGCCAGGGCATGAGGGCCATGTGCCGGCTGGCAGcgccttcctcccctccctgtgaGGCTGAGGAGGTGAATGGAGAGCAGATGTTACACGGCCAGGAGGGAACATTCACCTGCTCCCCTTTGCAGCCCTTCACTGAGTACAGTGTCACCATCGATTTGCCCCCCAACACAACCCTGTTCTCATGGTTGTTCACGACAGAGGAAACAG TGCCGGACAAAccggagcagctgtggctggatcCCGACAGGGGCTCTCTCAGGTGGAGCTCGCTGCCCTCCTGCAAAGGGGAGATCATCGGATACCAG CTGAGCATCACAGCCAGGAATGTCGGGGACAGCAGCGTGCTGGAGACGGAGCGGCTGCGGCTCAATGGCTCCGTCACCGAGCACCGGCTGCcggagcacagccctggcagcagctacGCCGTGATGATCCAGGGACTGACGGCTGCTGGAGCCGGGGCTGCGCTGATGAGGGAGTTTCACGGCAACAGCAGCTCCG ACACCCCGCGCCCCGAGGGCATCAGCTGCCGCAGCGTCCGCGACATCGCCCCATCGCAAGGGACGGCCGTGCTTCCCCTGAGACCCATCGCCCGTGGCTCTGAGGCCGCCAG GGAGCACCAGCTGATCGTGGCCGCGACGCACAACGGCTCGCTGATCGAGAGCATCTGCTCGGGGCAGCCACCGCTCTCCAATGCCAGCGTGTACCTGGCCGCTGTTCTCAACCTCACCAACCCCACGGACTTCGTGCTGGGCGACGGCAGCCGCGGCCAGGGCCAGCACAACGCTGCCCTCCGCCTGGGCCGGGACTACACGGTCCTTCTGCGCCTCGTCCGCCCCGGCCCGCAG GCAGAGAAGTTCACCTGTGTCTGCTACAGCTTCTCTGTTG TTGCAGAGCAGACTGCGGGCCAGTGGCATGGGATTGTGATTGGACTGGTTGTGCTGTTGGCTGTCCTCCTTGTGGCTGCAGTCATCCTGTGGCTTGTGGTCTCCAG GAAAAGGAAGTACTTGCCCAACAAAACTAAGGAGGATAATTAA
- the LOC128781846 gene encoding uncharacterized protein LOC128781846 isoform X3, producing MALQSLALRFLLHLLASLLSTHGQEELFNIQIVPQGTAMCQRPLWDSTLQLAPDQVNYKKNEEVKLNCPEGFQPSFTHVKCSSEVQSFTGGKPVYREVWTGKNSRGAWVHIRSSVECSEVLQVDPETFEISSTSIKLKWTCRFPDACQGMRAMCRLAAPSSPPCEAEEVNGEQMLHGQEGTFTCSPLQPFTEYSVTIDLPPNTTLFSWLFTTEETVPDKPEQLWLDPDRGSLRWSSLPSCKGEIIGYQLSITARNVGDSSVLETERLRLNGSVTEHRLPEHSPGSSYAVMIQGLTAAGAGAALMREFHGNSSSDTPRPEGISCRSVRDIAPSQGTAVLPLRPIARGSEAAREHQLIVAATHNGSLIESICSGQPPLSNASVYLAAVLNLTNPTDFVLGDGSRGQGQHNAALRLGRDYTVLLRLVRPGPQAEKFTCVCYSFSVEETSSRTQAYTLC from the exons CAATGTGCCAAAGGCCCCTGTGGGACTCCACACTCCAACTGGCACCAGACCAGGTGAATTATAAGAAGAATGAAGAAGTGAAGCTGAACTGCCCTGAAGGTTTCCAGCCATCCTTCACCCATGTCAAATGTTCGAGCGAAGTCCAGTCCTTCACTGGTGGGAAACCTGTATACAGAGAAGTCTGGACTGGGAAAAACTCCCGAGGTGCCTGGGTCCACATTCGGTCCAGCGTGGAGTGCAGCG AAGTGCTCCAGGTTGACCCTGAGACCTTTGAGATTTCCAGCACCAGCATCAAACTGAAATGGACCTGCAGGTTCCCTGATGCCTGCCAGGGCATGAGGGCCATGTGCCGGCTGGCAGcgccttcctcccctccctgtgaGGCTGAGGAGGTGAATGGAGAGCAGATGTTACACGGCCAGGAGGGAACATTCACCTGCTCCCCTTTGCAGCCCTTCACTGAGTACAGTGTCACCATCGATTTGCCCCCCAACACAACCCTGTTCTCATGGTTGTTCACGACAGAGGAAACAG TGCCGGACAAAccggagcagctgtggctggatcCCGACAGGGGCTCTCTCAGGTGGAGCTCGCTGCCCTCCTGCAAAGGGGAGATCATCGGATACCAG CTGAGCATCACAGCCAGGAATGTCGGGGACAGCAGCGTGCTGGAGACGGAGCGGCTGCGGCTCAATGGCTCCGTCACCGAGCACCGGCTGCcggagcacagccctggcagcagctacGCCGTGATGATCCAGGGACTGACGGCTGCTGGAGCCGGGGCTGCGCTGATGAGGGAGTTTCACGGCAACAGCAGCTCCG ACACCCCGCGCCCCGAGGGCATCAGCTGCCGCAGCGTCCGCGACATCGCCCCATCGCAAGGGACGGCCGTGCTTCCCCTGAGACCCATCGCCCGTGGCTCTGAGGCCGCCAG GGAGCACCAGCTGATCGTGGCCGCGACGCACAACGGCTCGCTGATCGAGAGCATCTGCTCGGGGCAGCCACCGCTCTCCAATGCCAGCGTGTACCTGGCCGCTGTTCTCAACCTCACCAACCCCACGGACTTCGTGCTGGGCGACGGCAGCCGCGGCCAGGGCCAGCACAACGCTGCCCTCCGCCTGGGCCGGGACTACACGGTCCTTCTGCGCCTCGTCCGCCCCGGCCCGCAG GCAGAGAAGTTCACCTGTGTCTGCTACAGCTTCTCTGTTG AAGAAACCTCATCCAGGACACAGGCATACACACTATGTTAG